One Papaver somniferum cultivar HN1 chromosome 10, ASM357369v1, whole genome shotgun sequence genomic window carries:
- the LOC113318175 gene encoding alcohol dehydrogenase class-3-like, which yields MATLGQVITCKAAVAWEPNKPLVIEDVQVAPPQAGEVRIKILYTALCHTDAYTWSGKDPEGLFPCILGHEAAGVVESVGEGVTEVQPGDHVIPCYQAECKECKFCKSGKTNLCGKVRSATGVGVMMSDRQSRFSVNGKPIYHFMGTSTFSQYTVVHDVSVAKIDPSAPLDKVCLLGCGVPTGLGAVWNTAKVEAGSNVAVFGLGTVGLAVAEGAKAAGASRIIGVDIDYKKFDTAKNFGVTEFVNPKDHDKPIQQVLVDMTDGGVDYSFECIGNVSVMRAALECCHKGWGTSVIVGVAA from the exons ATGGCTACTCTAGGTCAAGTCATCACCTGCAAAG CTGCGGTGGCCTGGGAACCCAACAAGCCATTAGTGATTGAAGATGTTCAGGTAGCTCCACCACAAGCTGGTGAAGTTCGAATCAAGATATTATATACTGCTCTTTGTCACACTGATGCTTATACATGGAGTGGCAAG GATCCTGAGGGACTCTTCCCTTGCATTCTTGGTCATGAGGCCGCTGG GGTTGTTGAGAGTGTTGGTGAAGGAGTTACTGAAGTTCAACCTGGGGACCATGTTATCCCTTGTTACCAAGCAGAATGCAAGGAATGCAAGTTCTGTAAATCAGGAAAGACAAATCTCTGCGGCAAAGTCCGGTCTGCTACTGGAGTTGGCGTTATGATGAGTGATCGCCAGAGTCGTTTCTCAGTGAATGGAAAACCCATCTATCATTTTATGGGAACCTCAACATTTAGCCAGTACACTGTTGTACATGATGTCAGTGTTGCAAAGATTGACCCAAGTGCACCTTTAGATAAAGTATGTCTGCTAGGTTGTGGTGTTCCCACTG GTCTTGGGGCAGTTTGGAATACAGCTAAAGTTGAGGCAGGTTCAAATGTTGCTGTCTTTGGTCTTGGGACAGTTGGCCTAGCT GTTGCAGAAGGCGCAAAAGCAGCTGGTGCATCACGTATAATTGGCGTTGACATTGACTACAAAAAGTTTGATACAG CAAAGAATTTTGGGGTTACAGAATTTGTGAACCCAAAGGACCATGATAAACCTATTCAGCAAGTCCTTGTTGACATGACGGACGGTGGAGTTGACTACAGTTTCGAGTGCATAGGTAACGTGTCCGTGATGAGAGCTGCTCTGGAGTGTTGTCATAAG GGTTGGGGGACATCAGTTATCGTGGGTGTTGCCGCATAA